In a single window of the Novosphingobium sp. IK01 genome:
- a CDS encoding flavin reductase family protein: MEFDFSVLSGADRYKLMSASITPRPIAWITSLSRQGACNTAPFSFFNMVSADPPLLAMGLMRRPDGAHKDTAANILETGEFVVHLVSQADAPLMNFTAIDAPPGFDEAAHAGLDLVPSSLVAPPRIASAPVAMECRLFQATEAGKTTVVLGQVLRFHIADRFVDPARLHVDTMAMDLVARMHGRGWYARNDASLQFERPDFAAWQAGHPSGE; this comes from the coding sequence GTGGAGTTCGATTTTTCTGTCCTGTCCGGGGCGGACCGCTACAAGCTGATGAGCGCCTCGATCACGCCGCGCCCGATTGCCTGGATCACCAGTCTGTCGCGGCAGGGGGCGTGCAATACCGCGCCCTTCAGCTTCTTCAACATGGTCTCGGCCGATCCGCCGCTTCTGGCCATGGGGCTGATGCGCCGCCCGGATGGCGCCCACAAGGACACCGCCGCCAACATTCTCGAAACCGGCGAATTCGTCGTCCACCTGGTGTCGCAGGCCGATGCCCCGCTGATGAATTTCACCGCCATCGATGCCCCGCCCGGCTTTGACGAGGCGGCCCATGCCGGGCTCGATCTGGTGCCCTCCAGCCTCGTGGCGCCCCCGCGCATCGCCAGCGCGCCGGTGGCCATGGAGTGCAGGCTGTTCCAGGCGACCGAGGCGGGCAAGACCACGGTGGTTCTGGGGCAAGTGCTCCGTTTCCATATCGCCGACCGTTTTGTCGATCCCGCGCGCCTTCATGTCGATACGATGGCGATGGATCTGGTGGCGCGGATGCACGGGCGCGGCTGGTATGCCCGGAACGACGCCTCGCTCCAGTTCGAGCGGCCCGACTTCGCGGCGTGGCAGGCCGGGCATCCCTCCGGGGAATGA